The following are encoded in a window of Pseudobacteroides sp. genomic DNA:
- a CDS encoding TIGR01212 family radical SAM protein (This family includes YhcC from E. coli K-12, an uncharacterized radical SAM protein.), producing the protein MYYNKFSDYLKEKYKAKVYKIPINIPVTCPNRDGTLGTKGCLFCGEEGAGFENLSNQLGVREQIEINSRYIGEKYKAEKFIIYFQNYTNTYLPVERFKAYISDSCMPGVAAIYISTRPDCINDSYLSFLQSIKNSRNIDIVIELGLQTVNYHTLKAIYRGHLLAEFIDAAIRIKNYGLMTCAHYIVDLPMDNMDDVIEGARIISALGVNQVKCHSMYILEGTGMGDLYKKGLIKPVTLEEYIERVIAFLEFLSPEIVIQRLIGRAPKERSLFCNWGTSWWKIHDMIEAKMKEENRCQGLKFNYLNGSACQGLF; encoded by the coding sequence AACATGCCCTAACAGGGATGGCACACTAGGAACGAAGGGCTGTCTTTTTTGCGGTGAGGAAGGGGCAGGATTTGAAAACCTTTCAAATCAGCTTGGGGTTAGGGAACAAATAGAAATCAACTCCAGGTATATAGGTGAAAAATATAAAGCAGAAAAGTTTATTATATATTTTCAAAATTACACAAACACATACCTTCCTGTGGAAAGATTTAAGGCATACATCAGCGACTCATGTATGCCAGGTGTTGCTGCCATCTACATTTCCACCAGGCCTGACTGTATAAATGACAGCTATCTTTCATTTTTGCAGAGCATAAAAAACAGCAGAAATATTGATATTGTTATAGAACTAGGCCTTCAGACTGTGAATTATCATACCCTGAAGGCTATTTACCGTGGTCACCTTCTTGCGGAGTTTATTGATGCAGCAATCCGTATAAAGAATTACGGACTCATGACATGTGCTCATTATATTGTAGATCTTCCGATGGATAACATGGATGATGTGATAGAGGGTGCAAGGATAATATCTGCTTTAGGTGTAAATCAGGTGAAATGCCATTCAATGTATATTTTAGAAGGCACAGGAATGGGTGATTTATACAAAAAAGGACTTATTAAACCTGTGACTTTGGAAGAATATATAGAAAGGGTTATTGCTTTTCTAGAGTTTTTATCGCCTGAAATAGTTATACAGAGGCTAATAGGGCGGGCACCAAAGGAAAGATCCCTTTTTTGCAACTGGGGAACAAGTTGGTGGAAAATACACGATATGATCGAAGCTAAAATGAAAGAAGAAAACAGGTGCCAGGGACTAAAGTTCAATTATCTTAACGGAAGTGCCTGCCAGGGTTTGTTTTAA